The window AAGTCGGATCAAATAACGTCATCACCTATTACCCATATTTCCAATTCCAATCGGTCCGCCAACCGACTTCCTATAGCGGGGTGGAACTGGAGCAGTATATTCAGGAAATCCTGAAGGACCGGGAGAAAACGGGAATTGCCCGTTATAAGGACGCCACATTGAAGTCCAAGCTGATCGGGCTTGGCGATTATTTGAAGTTGATGGAAGAACAGCACCGTGTCAATGCGATGTTTATCTTGGCAGCGGCCATCCACGAAAGCGATTACGGAATGAGTGCCAATGCCCAAACGAAAAACAATATTTTCGGCATCAAAGTCTTTGATTCCTCGCCGGATATGGGTGAAATGTATATCCACCCAACATACAGCGTCGATGCGTTCATCAATCGCTATATGAATCTTAATTATGCAAACCCTGCCGGGACTCATGCCAATGGGGCTGTGCCGGGTAATAAAGCGGTCGGATTCAATGTGAAATATGCGTCCGATCCAAACTGGGGAAGTAAAATCGCGGGCCATATGTGGCGTATCGATTCATTCCTCGGCAAACGGGATATGAACCAAGCAAAACTTGCCGTCATTTCATATACCGGTACGACGGGCGTCAACGTCCGGACAAGCCCGGACGTCACGAACACGAATAAATTATTCACGTACAAGCCGAAAGACCCCGGCTACAACGCCGCATTCGGCTATCCACTCGTCATCGTGGACGAAACGACAGGCAGCGACGGTTATACTTGGTACAAAGTGTTAGCGGACATCAACCCGCCCGCCTCAGACTACGGCTGGATCCGCTCTGACCTCGTCCAGAAGATTACGTATTAACTTAAAAATCCCATCCATGCCTTGGTCCTGCCAGGGCATGGGTGGGATTTTACACTTTGCGGTCTTGATGATGACTTGGGACTGCTGATGAGAGTTCTGTACAAGCGCTGATAATTTGTGAGAATTGCTGATACTTCCTTTCAAATGCTGATAACTCGCGGAAGCCGCTGATACTTTCTCCCAAGTGCTGATAACTTGCGAGAATTGCTGATATTTCCTCTCAAGTGCCGATAACTCGCGGCAACTGCTGATACTTCCTCACAAGCGCTGAGAACTCGCGGGAACTGCTGATACTTCCTCACAAGCGCTAATAAATCGCGAGAAATGCTGATACTTCCCTCTAAGCGCTGATAAATCGCGGGAACCGCTGATATTTCCTCTCAAAAGCTGATAACTTCCCGACACCGCTGATACCTCCTCACAAGCGCTGATAAATCGCGAGAACTGCTGATATTTCCTCTCAAACGCTGATAACTTCCCGTCACCGCTGATACTTCTCCTCAAGTGCCGATAACTCGCGGGAACTGCTGATACTTCCTCACAAGCGCCGATAACTCGCGACAACTGCTGATACTTTCCCCCAAGTGTCGAGAACTTCCCTCCACCACTAGCTATCCCCAACAATTAGCCCAGCAATCCTAAGAAAAATCGAGTAGGAGGGAGTGATTAGCTCCCGACCTCTCACACCACCGTACGTACGGTTCCGTATACGGCGGTTCAATAACTTAAGTATCGACGCTCATACAAGTGATTCAGGTCTTTCAGACCCCACTTGGTGAGCGTTTCTGCTTTGATTGCTTTATGTAGAGTTTCGCTTTTGGAGACTCTCCAATATCCCTTTCGGGAATTTGATACTTTCCAAGCTTCTTCATGTAAAATTCCCAGCCTTCGTAACTGACGGTATTTTGTCCATATCTTCTTCCAACGTTTCCATATCAGTTGACGTAACCGATGGTTCAGCCATTGTGCCATGGATTTGATAAAACTTTTCATAAAGCCAATTCCATAGTAGTTTATCCAACCTATTGTCACTTGGTTGATTTCTTTGGCAATCTCGTCAAAGCGGCCCGGGCGATTCCGTTTGGTGATTTTCTTTAATTTTGATTTGAATCGACTTTTTGCGGAGTGATGTGGTCTACAACCCACACCTTTAGATGTGGAATGGAGGCAGAAACCGAGGAACTTGAGTTTGACCGGAGAACCCACCTTGCTCTTTTCTTGGTTCACTGTCAGCTTCAAATCATGTTCAAGGAACTTTGTAATGCTTTCCAAAACACGTTCCCCTGCTCGCCTGCTTTTCACGTATATGCAGAAATCATCCGCAAATCGTACGAATTTATGCCCCCGTCTTTCAAGTTCCCTATCTAATTGATTCAAATAGACATTGCTAAGAATCGGGGAGAGTACGCCACCTTGCGGAGCACCTTCTTCTGTTGGACTGATAAGTCCATCTTCAAGGATGCCACTCTTTAGAAACTTCCATATCAACTTTAGGACAATCTTGTCGTTTATGAACTCTTTTAGATATTCCATCAGCTTCTGATGATTAATGGTGTCGAAGTAGCTTTTTAAATCACAATCGACTACCACTCTATAACCTTGTTCATAATATGTGATGGATTGCTTAATGGCTTGATGCTGATTCCGTTTTGGACGAAAACCATAGCTCCTCTCCGAAAAATGAGGGTCAATGATTTTACCAATCACCTGATAGATGGCTTGTTGAACCATTCGATCCCGTACACACGGTATGCCGAGTTTTCGCATTGACCCATCTAACTTTGGAATTTCAACACGTTTTACTGGCAGTGGTTCGTACGAACCGTCTTTCAGCTTTCTAATAAGTTGGGTTCGGTATTTGGCTACATGACCTAAAAGTTCATCTACTGTCATTTCATCGACACCCGGCGCCCCTTTATTTGCCTTCACTTTCTTACAAGCGTTAAAGAGGTTGTTGATGTCGACTACTTTATCAATCAAATCGATACCATCCTGTCGCTCCATTTCTGTAAAGACAGGACTGCACGCTCCCGCATATTCTTCGGTTTCCAACCTATCCCTTTGCGGCCAGCCATCTGCCGATGTTTTCTGTGGTCTTTGCACTGTCTTTACCTCCATTTCATTTCAGGATTATTATTGTTCAGCCCTTCGTCCTTATGGACTACTATGGCTTCTGCTGACTTCTTACAGTTCAACCTGCCATCACTGACCGGTTTGTTCCTGTGGGATATTCCATCCCTCTTGTCGGGAACCCCTGTAAGACCTCCCCGGGTAAGAGCTATAACCTTCCTCCCATGTAACCGCTGCATTTACTGTATGGAACTCGGGCAGTATTGGACTTTGTTTTGTACGGCAAACTCGTCCGTTCCAATTCAGCCTCATATGCAGTTTCTGTCCGTCGGTTCGGGATTTTGCCGCCGGCTTCCTTCAGATTCCACCTCACGGTGGACACCCTTGCCTTAAGCTAACAGTTCCTACTGCCAAGCCTGTAGTGGACTTTCACCACCAAGTTATAGCCCATGCCGGGCACACCGTAAAAACGTCCTCCACCGAAATTTCCGGAGAGAGGACGTTTCTTCCCTATTATAGTGCGTCCGTGTGCTCGACGCCCGCCGGAAGCAGTTCCGGCATGCCAATGCGTTCGAGACCGGCTTTGATTTTCGTCGTGTAGCCTTTTTCATTGCTATCCAAGTATTTCGCCTTGGAACGGATCATCCGCTCGAAGACCGGCAATTTGGATTCGTCGATAGCAGCCCACTTTTCATATGAATGGATCAGATCCTCCAATGTCAAATGCGTGTAATCGCGCCCGACAAACGTATGGTCTGGATCTACCTTATACCAGATATCCCCGTCCGGGCGTATCCATTTCTTTTCATCTTTCACGATTGCGGATTGGATGCTCGTCGCGGTCTGTAAATAGACCGGATCGCCAAATTCCTCGTAGGCGAGTAACAGGATATTCATCCCCCCCAGCAAATGGTTCATCGATGTGTGGGTCCTGATCTTTTGCTTCGTCGGGAAATAATCCGAGATGTAATACGAATCCTTGTCGACGGAAATAATATTGCCTTTTCCTTTTTGCGAAACGAGAAGATCGGCATAATTTTTCAAACCGACATTGTAATCCGAATGGCCAAACGCTTTCCCTCCATTATATAGGAACAGCGCAATCTGCTCGTTGAAACGCGTATCGACGAAAGGAGCCGTGAATCCATACAGATTTTTCAAATAGGTACTCGTCACTTCCGTTTCCCAATACGTCGACTTGCCGCGGAAAATATCCAAGTTCGTGAATGAATTGTATAGCAAATCCTCAAAATAGCGTTCCTTCGTTTGATTGTACAACAGCATCACCCGATCCTCTTTCACGAGAAGAAGATTTCGGCCGTACCCTCTGCCCGATTTCGGCATCGGTTCGATTGTGGTGGCCATTTTATTGAAAGGCCCTTCAGCTGTATACCATTTATTCCGCTTTTTATAGTAAGTAGCCGATTCCCACATCCAGGAATCCATGTTCTTCCGTTCTGCAAATAACCGGTCTTCGGAAGAAAGGAACCACTGGTCAACGATGTCCTGCCCACGGGATTGCAGGCGGTAGACCGATAGCTGGGTATCG is drawn from Sporosarcina sp. FSL W7-1349 and contains these coding sequences:
- the ltrA gene encoding group II intron reverse transcriptase/maturase translates to MERQDGIDLIDKVVDINNLFNACKKVKANKGAPGVDEMTVDELLGHVAKYRTQLIRKLKDGSYEPLPVKRVEIPKLDGSMRKLGIPCVRDRMVQQAIYQVIGKIIDPHFSERSYGFRPKRNQHQAIKQSITYYEQGYRVVVDCDLKSYFDTINHQKLMEYLKEFINDKIVLKLIWKFLKSGILEDGLISPTEEGAPQGGVLSPILSNVYLNQLDRELERRGHKFVRFADDFCIYVKSRRAGERVLESITKFLEHDLKLTVNQEKSKVGSPVKLKFLGFCLHSTSKGVGCRPHHSAKSRFKSKLKKITKRNRPGRFDEIAKEINQVTIGWINYYGIGFMKSFIKSMAQWLNHRLRQLIWKRWKKIWTKYRQLRRLGILHEEAWKVSNSRKGYWRVSKSETLHKAIKAETLTKWGLKDLNHLYERRYLSY